Below is a window of Sylvia atricapilla isolate bSylAtr1 chromosome 17, bSylAtr1.pri, whole genome shotgun sequence DNA.
gccctgggcagggctgtaAGGTGACACGGGGAGGGTAGGAAAAACGGGTCTAATGCAGTTTGGGGAACCCCTCATGAACTTCAAAGTGCAGGACTCTTGTCCCATGGGAAGAGTGCTGGCCTCACACCTGAGGTGGCACTAgagggcagggctctggcaggAATGGTGATGGGCACAGAGCAAGAACCACCAAAGGGTACCCTGGAGATCAAAGcttgctccttccctgctctaCCACTGTGCCTCAGCCTGAACATAGTGCAAGTGACAAAATAAATGATCCTGCCCACCCCAGCTGCACTGTGCTCACTGCTGGGGGCAGGATCAGCCCTGGCGTGGGGACCACAGCATCAAGAGGGGACAACAGGCTCAACACTTCCACCATACACCATGCTCTTACCAccctttatttcttctgctacATGCAGGTACTGACTCCAGCCCTCCTaccctgcctgggcaggagggTCAGGATCACATCTCTCTGCTCAGGGCCCCTCAACTGAAGGGTCATCAGTCTAGGGGTGGGGTGCCCTGCCAttccccctgccccagagcacacCAGGGAAGATGGACAATGAGTTTCCCCTTTCCCAAGTGCTCCTGTTTCTTTCACCTTGCTTGTGATACTCATGGatagcagccacagctccttgAGAGGCTTCTCAgtcctctgcctgctctggctgtgGTCCCCAGCTCCATGCTCTCATGCCAACAGCCATGCTCAGTGCCATCCTTTGACCTGAGGACCCcaagcagctccaggctgcagctgctgcacagcacatCTTCCTCCCTTTCCAAGGCAGTGCTGCTTTGGTGTCATCGAAGCACTGTGTGGGGCGAAGCACCTGGCATCTGCTCTATGACCAGATGCTGGCCCTGCTCACACAGGGTGCCTCCCCTGGCCTGTCTTCCAGTGTGGATGCCTGGCCTTGGAGTTTGCACGCAGAGGGTTCCAGTGTCTTACAGTCTTTTTGAGCTGCCGTGCTGGTACAAGCACAGCCCTGGTCACCGTGGtacagctgctggagaagcaaaGCTGTGCACATCACTGCAACCCTGAAGCACCAGCATCCACTGCCCCTACCATGCAGCCTAGTTGTAGAACAGCAGAGCGGGGGCCAACGCTTGTGCTACCAGTTTCCTGCCCCACCCAGGCCCTGGCCTCTTGACCTCCCCACTTACCTGTGCTGTGCccccctgcctgggctgcaggcagcaggcagctccagaaCAAAGCAGTCCATGGCAATGTGGTCAGCCAGGACAGCCACATCCATATCACTGCAGTCCCTTGCCCTGTGGAGGCACTGTGCCAGCCTGCACGCACAGGAGGGCATGTGTTAGCAGGtgccagccagggcaggcaTCCCACCTCCCCTGATCCCGAACTGTATTCACACAGTGCCCTTTTCCTCCTGGCCTCGCACCTGCGTGTGCAGTTGCAGTGGAGGAGTGTCCGGCTGTTCACATTGCGCAGCTGGTACCTTGCCTCATGGGGTGCAATCTGGTGCTCACACTTACGCAGGTGCTTCTTGcacctgcaccccctgcccgagcctgaggagagcagggaggtaAGGGGCACCCCCGGCACATGACCCCAGCAGCCTGAGACCTTGGGCCACCCCAGCTGAAGTGTGCACTGGTACCAGTGCCCACAGTACCAGCTCACCCTCTTGCCTGTGTCCCTTCACAACTGGCACGGGTGTGGTTCCACACTTtgctgtggctgggctgggtccAATGCTGCCATACCAAGGGCATTCTAAGATTCCAGCTCCTTGCTCTGCTCCAACCAGATCTTGTCTTGACACTGTCAGTGCTGTTGCAGGGCCAGGCTCTAGGCCCCACTGCACTGCTAGGTGCGTGGTTGTGAGCTCAGCCTTGTCCCTGGCCGCTGCAGGGGTACCTGGGTCCTTGAGCTGCTGGGCTGTCTTAGGTCTCCGTGCCTGGTGGCGCCCAGGCTTTGCCCTCACTTCCTGTTGAAGCCACTTCCGCCCTGTTCTAGAGaaattccttccctttcccgGGGACTGCAGGGTGAGACGGCCCCTTTCCGCCGGTAGGCTGGGGTGGTACTGATTCTGCTGCACCATCCTGGCCAGAGGAACTACGCCATAACGCTCACACCTGCGGACACCACGTGCGGTGAGGTCCTGCACACCAACCAAGCCGTGCCCgaggaggcagctgggcagggcacgCTGAGAGCCGGGGCACCCCCGGCCACTCACCCGCCCCACCAGTGCCACTGGACGCACTCCTCGCTCTCTTCTAGCACAAAGCACGGCACCTCCAACAGGTTGAAGAATGTGACGCCGATGATGTTGGAAACGGTGTCGTTGATGGCGAGCAGGCACCGCCGGAACCTGTGGGCAGGGACCGGTGAGGGGGCCGAGGTCCGCAGGCCCCCCCGTTTCCTGACGGCCCCGGACTCACCTGGCGTCGCAATCGCAGTGAGACACGGTGTGCAGGCGATAGTTGCGAATGCCGTAGTTGAACTGCAGCGCCGTGATCTGCGCCCAGCACTGGTCGTGCTCCCGACAGCACCGGTCGGGGCCGCGGAACAGCCCTGCGGAGGCGCCTATAAGCGCGGCCCCGCGGAGGGAGACCgggcgctcccgccgcccccccgTCGCTCCATACCCAGCTCGCTCCAGTTCCCCGCCGAGTCCCCCGCGCCGCACCACAGCGTTCCTGGCAGCGTCcagccccggcggcggcggcgtcGCGGTCCCGGCGACACGGGGTCGGTGCAGGCGGCGCGGCGCCGCCACAGCGCGGACAGGGCCCGGCGCAGCGCGGCCCCGGGCGCGGCGGCCGGGCGCTGCGCGCAGGTGGCGCGGAAGGCGCGAGCGAGGCGCGGATCGCGGCGAGCCCAGCAGGCACGGAggcggccgggggcggcccAGACGCTCTCGACCAGCGCGGGTCCAGTGCCAGCGCCGGCGCCCACGCTCAAGAACGCCACGTACCgcgcgccgcccgcgcccgccgcctcccgcgCGCACACAGCACCGCCGAGCCAGGCGCGCGCGCATGCGCAGAGCGCCGCGCAGGCCAGAATCGCGCGCGCCCACATCGCgcgcgccgccccgcccccccCGCGCCCTGTTTTAACCCCGCGCCCGGCAGCGGGCCCGGCGCTGATTGGTCCGTGCAGCgcaggccccgccccgccgcgcgGCTGGCCGGTGGGATAAGCCggagtccccagccctggcGCCTCCTCGTCCCCGGGACCGCCCACACCTAGGGCGCTCTCCATGGCCGGGCACCCCCCCCATCCCGGGCAACCCCTACTAGCCGCACCCCACTCTCTTCCTGGGCACTCATGAGTGTGCTCTGACGTACACGACTCATACGTGTACGGATAcaggtgtgtgtgcaggggtgcacagctgcctgcacactCACCTTGAGCACACGTGTACACGCGTGTCTGAGTGTATGCCCATGTGCCGTGCATGCCCAACCATGTGTGTGCCCCGCACAGGCTGTAGCCATGTCCCTGCTCAAGTGTTCACCGTGTGTGCAGTCAGGACACAGAGCATTGTTCTGTCCAGCCCCTGTAGAGGCTGCCCATGGCCCAGGACTACACCTGTTCGAGAGCTGAGGATCCCTGAGGATGGAGCCaccacagctccccagggcaaCTGCTACTACTGCCTAACCCTCACAGTACAAAATTGTTTCTTGATATTCAAAGGAACCTTCCATGTCCCAGTTTGTGCTTATTGCATTTTGTTCCAGACATCACTGGGAAAAGACAAACTCTAGTGTCTTTGCACCCTCCCTACTTGAGTATTAACAGGAACCCTCAaaattcctctgctccagcctcagcagaCCTCACTCCTGCAGCCACTCCACACAGTACAGGTGCTCCAGTCACTCCATCACCATCACGGCTGTTTGCTGGACTTGTCCCAGCATGTCTGTGCCTTGCTCAGGtgatcccagctggagcagcatggcctccccctgctgctccctgcccagctttGCCTGGTGCAGCTTGGGCTGTTGCCATAAGGACACATCTCTGGCTACTGCTTAGCTGGTGTCCAGCAGGATCCCAAGGtccatccctgcagagctgctttccagctggtGGGCCAACTTATGCTGGTACAATATCCCCCTGCGAATCAGGATCCCTCTACCGTGGAAGTACCCTGGGAGGGTAGGTGGGCTGTCAGGCAGAGCTCACCCCCACATCTATCCAAGGGCCCCAGTGCCCCAGGGAAGCATTGCTTAGGGTGGTCAGTGGGTATGGGAATCCTGCTGCATCCCAAAATGatgctggccctgctctggagaATTGGCCCACTGAAATCCAGATGCACGTCTCTGCCTGAAAGGCctggaaagggagggagggagggagggagggagggagggagggagggagggagggaggaagggaggaagggaggaaggaaggaagggaggaaggaaggaaggaaggaaggaaggaaggaaggaaggaaggaaggaaggaaggaaggaaggaaggaaggaaggaaggaaggaaggaaggaaggaaggaaggaaggaaggaaggaaggaaggaaggaaggaaggaaggaaggaaggaaggaaggaaggaaggaaggaaggaaggaaggaaagggtgCGGTTTTTTCTTCCAGGGCAAGTCTGGAGTCACATCTGTGTCCAGGCTGATGCTTTGCCCTGCTGAGGTTCTGGGGGTGCCAGGGTCTGTGGAGTTACTTATTCCTTAACCCTGACCCAAGGGCACTGGGGGCTGATGGATGGGGCTTGGCAGTGTAGGCTTATCTCACCTTATCAGGCTTTCCCTGACATCAGTACACTGCAGACAGGGCAGAGTCCACCCTATGGCTGTGATAGGGCTGCCATGTGCCACCCATGACATTGCCCCAGGTGTCATAAAGCTGGGAGCTGTGTTCATGAAGCTGGGTGAGGGCTGGCAGGATGTGGACTGGCATGACTAGGCTGGGGAAGGGCTCTATTCCAGGGTAGCCCAGATGTGGCAGAACCAGCCTTTCACACATAGGGATCCACAGaaccctgctgccatgggctCTGCCACACTGTGCTGCGTTCCTTGTGCCCCTAGGGCTGCCCTGTGCGTGGGCTGTGTTGGTA
It encodes the following:
- the PLA2G3 gene encoding group 3 secretory phospholipase A2, with amino-acid sequence MWARAILACAALCACARAWLGGAVCAREAAGAGGARYVAFLSVGAGAGTGPALVESVWAAPGRLRACWARRDPRLARAFRATCAQRPAAAPGAALRRALSALWRRRAACTDPVSPGPRRRRRRGWTLPGTLWCGAGDSAGNWSELGLFRGPDRCCREHDQCWAQITALQFNYGIRNYRLHTVSHCDCDARFRRCLLAINDTVSNIIGVTFFNLLEVPCFVLEESEECVQWHWWGGCERYGVVPLARMVQQNQYHPSLPAERGRLTLQSPGKGRNFSRTGRKWLQQEVRAKPGRHQARRPKTAQQLKDPGTPAAARDKAELTTTHLAVQWGLEPGPATALTVSRQDLVGAEQGAGILECPWYGSIGPSPATAKCGTTPVPVVKGHRQEGSGRGCRCKKHLRKCEHQIAPHEARYQLRNVNSRTLLHCNCTRRLAQCLHRARDCSDMDVAVLADHIAMDCFVLELPAACSPGRGAQHSCTTVTRAVLVPARQLKKTVRHWNPLRANSKARHPHWKTGQGRHPV